In a genomic window of Methanomicrobiales archaeon:
- a CDS encoding glycosyltransferase family 39 protein, whose amino-acid sequence MQPDRSRDLNRSAPLSVLREGWSRLQGKKAETAVVCGTYVLVAAIIAYLILTLHLADSPWASFDAARFHSMAEAIIAGLAPYVDYVDPKPPLLYFAVALMDLIAPAGSIDIPVMAGLNVASALLIWRIGREDYGSAAGYFSGLLFLVASVFVQGYFLFAEQFGVLFLLCAYISARKSNYALAGLFVGLAVGFKQYAALALIPLLYLMHARGERRYHRLVLPAVAAVVGTFGILYLAYGMEATAAALHWTFSIGPGYLLDDGVPGIPNYRPTDPIGFAANLVGSVAMVLPTLVFAAGSAVKSGFRSPEERTLGLFVLAFLGTLLVRQYLHYWLLLLPFLALIACREFGRTPDRRPGS is encoded by the coding sequence ATGCAGCCGGATAGATCACGCGACCTCAACCGCAGTGCCCCGCTATCAGTTCTTCGGGAGGGCTGGAGCCGCCTGCAGGGGAAGAAGGCCGAGACGGCGGTCGTCTGCGGGACCTACGTCCTCGTCGCCGCCATTATCGCCTACCTGATCCTCACCCTGCACCTCGCGGACAGCCCCTGGGCCTCGTTCGACGCGGCGCGGTTCCACTCCATGGCCGAGGCGATCATCGCGGGGCTCGCGCCCTACGTCGACTACGTCGATCCCAAACCCCCTCTGCTCTACTTCGCCGTGGCGCTCATGGATCTCATAGCACCGGCGGGCTCCATCGACATCCCCGTCATGGCCGGTCTCAACGTGGCGTCCGCCCTCCTGATCTGGCGGATCGGGAGGGAGGACTACGGATCCGCCGCGGGATACTTCTCCGGCCTGCTCTTCCTGGTGGCATCGGTCTTCGTCCAGGGCTACTTCCTCTTCGCCGAGCAGTTCGGCGTGCTCTTCCTGCTCTGCGCCTACATCTCGGCGCGTAAGTCTAACTACGCCCTCGCCGGCCTCTTCGTCGGGCTCGCCGTCGGGTTCAAGCAGTATGCCGCCCTCGCCCTGATCCCCCTCCTCTACCTGATGCATGCGCGGGGGGAGCGACGGTACCACCGCCTGGTGCTGCCGGCGGTCGCCGCCGTGGTCGGCACGTTCGGCATCCTCTACCTCGCCTACGGGATGGAGGCGACTGCCGCCGCCCTCCACTGGACGTTCTCGATCGGGCCGGGCTACCTGCTGGACGACGGCGTCCCCGGAATCCCCAACTACCGCCCGACCGACCCGATCGGGTTTGCCGCCAACCTCGTCGGCAGCGTCGCGATGGTGCTGCCGACGCTCGTCTTCGCGGCGGGCAGCGCGGTGAAGAGCGGGTTCCGCTCTCCTGAAGAGCGGACGCTGGGGCTCTTCGTCCTCGCCTTCCTGGGCACGCTCCTCGTCCGCCAGTACCTCCACTACTGGCTCCTCCTGCTCCCCTTCCTGGCGCTCATCGCCTGCCGGGAGTTCGGGCGGACGCCCGATCGACGCCCCGGCTCGTGA
- a CDS encoding ABC transporter permease subunit, with translation MTVAGLFNVARKEFADHLTSRRFLVILGLFLIISTMGLYQGIQNYNQQLESYAEQMARLPAGEDIGWMPERPSVLNVFMFMASEIGTLGAILGIAMGFDLISREKETRSLKSLLSHPVYRDEIVNGKALGGVLALAFAMGAGFLVSLAVLLIFSIVPGIGELSAIALLGAVSVVYLLSFFAVALLMSTVSSESGNALIYSLVIFFTLAVLMSLVGGTLTTVIVGDPPEPPDTPYPMPIPMERVVYAGQGAASSTVVEKVETIIEDKGEWQRYEEEMRAYWEKRRAISDAVNLVSPQVNYMTIAMAIMNPRYITYMDGATILPAPMPGGESEPDLMEVLGKLWKNIAALFVFPVVFFGVAYVKFMRMDVR, from the coding sequence ATGACTGTCGCCGGTCTCTTCAACGTCGCGAGGAAAGAGTTCGCCGACCACCTGACCAGCCGCCGGTTCCTGGTCATCCTCGGCCTCTTTCTGATCATCTCCACGATGGGGCTCTACCAGGGCATCCAGAACTACAACCAGCAGCTGGAGTCCTACGCCGAGCAGATGGCCCGGCTGCCCGCCGGGGAGGATATCGGCTGGATGCCCGAGAGGCCGTCCGTCCTGAACGTCTTCATGTTCATGGCGAGCGAGATCGGGACCCTCGGGGCGATCCTGGGCATCGCGATGGGGTTCGATCTCATCTCGCGGGAGAAGGAGACGCGGTCGCTCAAATCCCTCCTCTCGCATCCGGTCTACCGCGACGAGATCGTCAACGGCAAGGCGCTCGGGGGAGTGCTCGCCCTGGCGTTCGCCATGGGCGCCGGGTTCCTCGTCTCCCTGGCGGTGCTGCTCATCTTCAGCATCGTCCCCGGCATCGGCGAACTCTCGGCGATCGCCCTACTGGGGGCGGTATCCGTCGTCTACCTCCTCTCGTTCTTCGCCGTGGCGCTGCTGATGTCCACGGTCTCGAGCGAGAGCGGGAACGCCCTGATCTACTCCCTGGTGATCTTCTTCACGCTCGCGGTCCTGATGAGCCTGGTCGGGGGCACCCTCACCACGGTGATCGTCGGAGACCCGCCAGAGCCGCCGGATACGCCCTATCCCATGCCAATCCCCATGGAGCGGGTCGTGTATGCCGGCCAGGGTGCGGCGAGTTCGACCGTCGTCGAGAAGGTGGAGACTATCATCGAAGACAAGGGCGAATGGCAGCGCTACGAGGAGGAGATGCGGGCCTACTGGGAGAAGCGGAGGGCGATCTCCGATGCGGTCAACCTGGTCTCACCCCAGGTGAACTACATGACGATCGCGATGGCGATCATGAACCCGCGCTACATCACCTACATGGACGGCGCCACCATCCTGCCCGCCCCCATGCCCGGCGGGGAGAGCGAACCTGACCTGATGGAGGTGCTCGGGAAACTGTGGAAGAACATCGCGGCGCTCTTCGTCTTCCCGGTCGTCTTCTTCGGCGTCGCCTACGTGAAGTTCATGCGGATGGATGTACGATGA
- a CDS encoding SOS response-associated peptidase, with protein MCGRFAIAITVGIEDRFGAKRPPFEIRPRYNIAPSQDVPVVAGDPENPAEREIVPMRWGLIPSWSKDARAGYRMINARAETLADRPAFRSPLKRRRCLVPVTGFYEWKQAGSRKVPYYIDRKDHSLFAFAGLYDIWRDAGGEPVKTFTIITTAANDLIAPIHDRMPVILSRENEDAWMRGGTLEPDELERLLAPYPSHELEAYPVSPAVNNPANEGPDLIARAPGLISG; from the coding sequence ATGTGCGGCAGGTTCGCGATCGCGATCACGGTCGGCATCGAGGATCGGTTCGGGGCGAAGAGACCGCCCTTCGAGATCCGCCCCCGCTACAACATCGCCCCCTCCCAGGACGTCCCCGTCGTTGCCGGCGACCCCGAGAACCCCGCAGAGCGCGAGATCGTCCCGATGCGGTGGGGCCTCATCCCCTCCTGGTCGAAGGACGCCCGCGCCGGCTACCGCATGATCAATGCCCGGGCCGAGACGCTTGCCGACAGACCGGCGTTCCGGTCCCCGCTGAAACGCCGCCGCTGCCTCGTGCCGGTGACCGGATTCTACGAATGGAAACAGGCAGGGTCCCGAAAAGTCCCCTACTACATCGACCGGAAAGACCACTCGCTCTTTGCCTTCGCCGGGCTGTACGACATCTGGAGGGATGCCGGGGGAGAACCGGTAAAGACCTTCACCATCATCACGACGGCTGCAAACGACCTGATCGCACCCATTCACGACCGGATGCCCGTCATCCTCTCCCGGGAGAACGAGGACGCATGGATGCGGGGCGGGACGCTCGAGCCGGACGAACTCGAGCGCCTGCTGGCGCCGTATCCCTCTCACGAACTCGAGGCCTATCCGGTCTCGCCAGCCGTAAATAATCCCGCGAACGAAGGCCCCGACCTGATCGCCCGGGCGCCAGGACTCATTTCCGGATAG
- a CDS encoding NEW3 domain-containing protein encodes MTAARVSRGLLALVLLTALLAAPALAQTIEQRVELRCDFPGQVVDAGDTATFEITILNRGPTATYNLIHQVYSRSTDWEFAFKDGSQEVYKVLLPEGASRTVTLEVGTPGDAGIGEYRVLVKVGDDSLWLYVKIDETHSGEKGTLAFTVVDKEGGAVKGAMVTAYRGTTIVDQMRTTAEGKISIDLPKGVYRVAIEQAGYRSWEDKDVEIRVGKTTDLGLIALDREMYAAEFVAKSPLKTVMVGSRPLFEFRIRNIGKTDDTYRLGVEGLPDGWYAGYKESAGETGGLSEIFLKSGEEKTLYLEFIPPYGVATGEYNFTGVAHSSTQDYGQNLTLKVRGSLEMQLSSRGYRYELERGSTVSFDVTVTNAGTGGALTNVSAEVSAPQGWRASISPESVASLEPDQRRTFSIQLVPPADIVAGEYKVAVKVRSEQAEKADEFRIVVKENSNIAIYGILILGAVIGGLWYVFKKYGRR; translated from the coding sequence ATGACGGCAGCACGCGTTTCCCGGGGCCTGCTGGCCCTCGTCCTCCTGACCGCCCTCCTCGCCGCACCGGCGCTCGCCCAGACGATCGAGCAGCGGGTCGAACTGCGCTGCGACTTCCCCGGCCAGGTGGTGGACGCCGGGGATACCGCCACGTTCGAGATCACCATCTTAAACCGCGGCCCGACCGCCACCTACAACCTGATCCACCAGGTCTACTCGAGGTCGACGGACTGGGAGTTCGCCTTCAAGGACGGCAGCCAGGAGGTCTACAAGGTGCTGCTGCCCGAGGGGGCGTCCCGCACCGTGACGCTGGAGGTCGGAACACCCGGGGATGCCGGGATCGGAGAGTACCGGGTGCTCGTGAAGGTGGGCGACGACAGCCTCTGGCTGTACGTGAAGATCGACGAGACCCACAGCGGCGAGAAGGGGACGCTCGCCTTCACGGTCGTGGACAAGGAGGGCGGAGCCGTCAAGGGTGCCATGGTCACCGCTTACCGCGGCACCACGATCGTGGACCAGATGCGGACGACGGCGGAGGGCAAGATCAGCATCGACCTGCCCAAGGGAGTCTACCGCGTGGCCATCGAGCAGGCGGGCTACCGCAGCTGGGAGGATAAGGACGTCGAGATCCGCGTCGGCAAGACGACGGATCTCGGGCTGATCGCCCTCGATAGGGAGATGTACGCCGCCGAGTTCGTGGCCAAGTCCCCCCTGAAGACCGTCATGGTCGGGAGCCGCCCGCTCTTCGAGTTCCGCATCCGCAACATCGGGAAGACCGACGACACCTACCGCCTGGGTGTCGAGGGGCTTCCCGACGGCTGGTATGCGGGCTACAAGGAGAGCGCCGGGGAGACCGGGGGGCTCTCCGAGATCTTCTTGAAGTCCGGCGAGGAGAAGACGCTCTACCTCGAGTTCATCCCGCCCTACGGCGTCGCAACCGGGGAGTACAACTTCACCGGCGTCGCGCACTCCTCCACGCAGGACTACGGGCAGAACCTGACCCTGAAGGTGCGGGGGAGCCTGGAGATGCAGCTCTCCTCCCGCGGATACCGCTACGAGCTGGAGCGGGGAAGCACCGTCTCCTTCGACGTCACGGTCACGAACGCCGGGACGGGCGGCGCCCTGACAAACGTCAGCGCCGAGGTGAGCGCCCCGCAGGGGTGGCGGGCGAGCATCAGCCCGGAGTCCGTCGCCAGCCTCGAGCCGGACCAGCGGAGGACGTTCTCCATCCAGCTGGTGCCCCCGGCCGATATCGTTGCCGGCGAGTACAAGGTGGCCGTGAAGGTGAGGAGCGAGCAGGCGGAGAAGGCGGACGAGTTCCGGATCGTGGTGAAGGAGAACAGCAACATCGCGATCTACGGCATCCTGATCCTGGGTGCGGTGATCGGGGGACTGTGGTACGTCTTCAAGAAGTACGGGCGGCGGTGA